One Acidobacteriota bacterium genomic region harbors:
- a CDS encoding PQQ-dependent sugar dehydrogenase — MHPAQLGRWPVAGLTILLSALAGSAPIASGEAILSDGFALEDVITSSLDLPTSIAFAQGGGDLLYIAEKGGKVRVIRDGQLRARPFVDLSSEVNQFGDRGLAGVAVHPEFPVEPFVYLSFSWDPPDLPGAEGEADGPDGKGRRVSRLVRVTANASTDYETMVEGSLEVIFGAAGTLEVIGDAGPDDLQPLCERNGRPIDDCAPSESHSHGINSISFGPDGALWFSHGDGSNALTFDKRALRAQNLDSLSGKILRVDPMTGDGLPDNPFFDGNPTHNISKVWNYGVRNPFRLAFHPKTGELFAGDVGWNSWEEIDAGRGKNFGWPCFEGPLPQPAFQNHTETAEACAELYESDVATPPIHHYRRSPSGGALILGDFYTGDSWPKEFRDALFFADFNDQWIRLLVANDDGTWSARPFAFNLGAVVQILSGPDKNFYVVTIYPGAIQRLVYNGSNRPPQIVLDATPRSGAPPLEVHFSSHGTDDPDGEPLEFFWDLGDGTTSHEPHPVHTYVEPRFYRVRLTVSDPSGGTASSEIEIGAGASSPTAEIISPERGTTFSIGDEIELRGRANDPEEGELGEERLEWNAVLHHASHVHPDHFSGKGGSTSMELDDHGDDTWIELTLTATDEGGASGFDRVAIHPRTGSLVLDTNPSGLQLVYGSESLTTPFFVEPPVGGSRVISAPAVQNHRSFVRWSDGGNRSRSVVIDGTLQSLIAYYENRPPEAVVQVTITGENRQSLVCLGESSRDPEGDELRFLWDFGDGTQSNAMNPTHTYASPGRYFVTLTVTDALGSSDQVTVRVSAEEASRRRAVGRR; from the coding sequence ATGCATCCGGCGCAGCTCGGACGATGGCCCGTAGCGGGGCTGACGATTCTTCTTTCTGCTCTGGCTGGCAGTGCGCCGATCGCGTCGGGCGAAGCCATCCTTTCCGACGGGTTCGCCCTCGAGGATGTGATCACGTCCAGTCTCGACCTCCCCACCTCCATTGCGTTCGCTCAAGGCGGCGGCGATCTTCTCTACATCGCCGAGAAAGGTGGAAAGGTTCGTGTCATCCGCGACGGCCAGTTGCGCGCCCGGCCGTTTGTCGATCTATCGAGCGAGGTCAATCAGTTCGGCGACAGAGGACTTGCGGGAGTTGCGGTACACCCGGAGTTTCCCGTCGAGCCGTTCGTCTATCTCTCTTTCTCCTGGGACCCGCCCGACCTGCCGGGCGCTGAGGGGGAGGCCGACGGACCCGACGGCAAGGGGCGCCGCGTCAGCCGTCTCGTCCGCGTCACCGCGAACGCGTCGACCGATTACGAGACCATGGTCGAGGGAAGCCTCGAGGTGATCTTCGGCGCTGCCGGCACACTCGAGGTGATCGGGGATGCCGGGCCGGACGACCTGCAGCCGCTCTGCGAGCGAAACGGTCGTCCGATCGACGACTGCGCACCATCGGAGAGTCACTCGCACGGAATTAACTCGATCTCCTTCGGTCCCGACGGCGCTCTCTGGTTCTCTCACGGTGACGGCTCCAACGCCCTCACGTTCGACAAACGAGCTCTCCGTGCCCAGAATCTCGACAGCCTCTCCGGAAAGATCTTGAGGGTCGATCCGATGACCGGCGACGGCCTCCCGGACAATCCGTTCTTCGACGGCAATCCGACTCACAACATCTCGAAGGTCTGGAATTACGGTGTTCGCAATCCGTTCCGGCTTGCGTTCCATCCGAAGACCGGAGAGCTCTTCGCGGGCGACGTCGGGTGGAACTCCTGGGAGGAGATCGACGCCGGCCGAGGCAAGAACTTCGGCTGGCCGTGCTTCGAAGGGCCGCTTCCGCAGCCGGCGTTTCAGAATCACACCGAGACGGCAGAGGCCTGCGCCGAACTGTACGAATCGGATGTCGCGACGCCTCCGATTCATCATTACCGGCGTTCGCCGAGCGGTGGCGCGCTCATTCTCGGAGATTTCTACACCGGTGACTCCTGGCCGAAGGAGTTTCGCGATGCCCTCTTCTTCGCCGATTTCAACGACCAATGGATTCGTCTGCTCGTCGCGAACGACGACGGCACCTGGAGCGCGAGGCCATTCGCCTTCAATCTCGGTGCGGTGGTCCAGATCCTCTCCGGGCCGGACAAAAACTTCTACGTCGTGACGATCTATCCCGGCGCGATTCAGAGACTCGTGTATAACGGATCGAACCGTCCACCCCAAATCGTGCTCGACGCGACGCCGCGAAGCGGTGCTCCGCCGCTGGAGGTTCATTTTTCCTCGCACGGAACAGACGACCCCGACGGAGAGCCGCTCGAATTTTTCTGGGACCTCGGAGACGGCACGACGTCGCACGAACCCCATCCCGTCCACACCTATGTGGAGCCACGTTTCTATCGGGTGCGGTTGACGGTCTCGGACCCGTCCGGCGGGACCGCAAGCAGCGAGATCGAGATCGGAGCGGGCGCCTCGTCGCCGACGGCCGAAATCATCTCGCCCGAACGCGGAACCACGTTCTCGATCGGAGACGAGATCGAGCTGCGAGGCCGCGCGAACGATCCGGAAGAAGGAGAGCTCGGAGAAGAGCGGCTCGAATGGAACGCCGTGCTCCATCACGCATCGCACGTTCATCCCGACCACTTCAGCGGAAAGGGCGGGAGCACATCGATGGAACTGGACGACCACGGAGACGATACCTGGATCGAGCTGACGCTGACCGCGACCGACGAGGGAGGAGCTTCCGGGTTCGACCGGGTGGCGATTCATCCGCGCACAGGATCGCTGGTCCTCGATACGAACCCGAGCGGTCTTCAGCTCGTTTACGGCAGCGAGAGCCTCACGACGCCGTTCTTCGTCGAACCTCCGGTCGGAGGGTCCCGGGTGATCTCGGCGCCGGCGGTCCAGAATCATCGCAGCTTCGTCCGCTGGTCCGATGGCGGAAACCGGTCGAGGAGCGTCGTCATCGACGGGACACTGCAATCGCTGATCGCGTACTACGAGAATCGGCCGCCGGAAGCGGTGGTGCAGGTCACGATCACCGGCGAGAACCGGCAATCCCTCGTGTGCCTGGGTGAGAGCTCGCGCGATCCGGAGGGCGACGAGCTGCGCTTTCTGTGGGACTTCGGAGACGGCACTCAGTCGAATGCGATGAACCCGACACACACCTACGCGAGTCCCGGCAGATACTTCGTCACGCTCACGGTCACCGACGCGCTCGGAAGCAGCGATCAGGTGACTGTGAGGGTCTCGGCGGAGGAGGCGTCACGGCGTCGGGCGGTCGGGCGTCGCTGA
- a CDS encoding DMT family transporter: MPATEEAPQNVRAAIYMLVAVGSFSVMDACIKAISNHYAPVQIASIRGLSSLPIVLFWVAFSGGFAQLLRVRFSLHLLRGALGIMMLAAFAFSLRTLPLSAAYSIFFVAPLLITAFAVPILGEKVGWRRWTAIVVGLCGVLIVLRPGATSVNIVAGLAVLASATGYAISAITVRVLGRTDSTVSMVFWLMLLMGTGAAVIAAPAWTPIRATDLAAIGGIAVSGSLGQWAITEAFSRGESSFVAPFEYTAIAWGVGIDLMIWGRIPTAITFVGSAVIIASGLYLIRREKIVAQSDATGASPDASSEDRGEKLASADGSRSNPGGH, from the coding sequence ATGCCGGCCACGGAGGAGGCGCCGCAAAACGTCCGCGCCGCGATCTACATGCTCGTCGCGGTCGGGTCTTTTTCGGTGATGGACGCGTGCATCAAGGCGATCAGCAACCACTATGCACCGGTGCAGATCGCGTCGATTCGCGGACTCTCCTCGCTTCCCATCGTACTGTTCTGGGTGGCGTTCAGCGGAGGCTTCGCGCAACTGCTCCGAGTCCGCTTCTCGCTCCACCTTCTCAGAGGCGCGCTCGGAATCATGATGCTCGCCGCGTTCGCCTTCTCGCTGAGAACACTCCCGCTGTCGGCCGCTTATTCGATCTTTTTCGTCGCGCCGCTTCTGATCACGGCCTTCGCCGTCCCGATTCTCGGAGAGAAAGTCGGCTGGCGCCGCTGGACGGCGATCGTCGTCGGTCTGTGCGGCGTCCTCATCGTCCTCCGGCCGGGGGCGACCTCCGTCAATATCGTCGCCGGACTCGCAGTCCTGGCCTCGGCGACCGGCTACGCGATCTCCGCCATCACCGTGCGAGTCCTCGGGCGCACCGACTCCACGGTCAGCATGGTCTTCTGGCTGATGCTGCTGATGGGGACAGGCGCGGCCGTGATCGCCGCTCCCGCATGGACCCCGATTCGCGCAACCGATCTCGCGGCGATCGGAGGGATCGCAGTGAGCGGGTCGCTCGGGCAGTGGGCGATTACCGAAGCGTTCAGCCGTGGGGAGTCGTCCTTCGTCGCACCGTTCGAGTACACCGCCATCGCCTGGGGCGTCGGGATCGACCTGATGATCTGGGGGAGGATTCCGACGGCAATCACTTTCGTCGGCTCGGCAGTCATCATCGCGAGCGGCCTCTACCTGATCCGCCGGGAAAAGATCGTCGCGCAATCGGACGCCACCGGAGCGAGTCCCGACGCCTCGAGCGAAGATCGCGGAGAGAAACTGGCTTCGGCTGACGGCTCGAGAAGCAATCCCGGGGGTCACTGA
- a CDS encoding flap endonuclease gives MIVHLIDGTYELFRHFYGLQRAPKKVREKPYGAAVGVLGSVIQMIEQGATHLGVATDHVIESFRNELWPGYKTGAGIDRALLAQFHPLEAALISMGVATWPMVELEADDALASAAHLAKKDERVEKVSIWTPDKDLAQCVRGTRVVQADRRSGKIRDEAGVLEKFGVPPKYIPDYLALVGDAADGYPGIRGCGPKTAARLIEKYGPIEEFPEGTIRDIEHALLFKDLATLRTDAPLFKKADELEWKGPEKTFAKVAKEMDAEPLLERIAKLPG, from the coding sequence GTGATCGTTCACCTGATCGACGGTACCTACGAGCTGTTCCGCCATTTTTACGGCCTGCAGAGGGCTCCGAAAAAGGTCCGCGAGAAGCCTTACGGCGCCGCCGTGGGCGTTCTCGGATCGGTCATCCAGATGATCGAGCAGGGGGCGACGCACCTCGGCGTCGCGACCGATCACGTCATCGAATCGTTCCGGAACGAGCTGTGGCCCGGCTACAAGACGGGCGCCGGAATCGACCGGGCTCTCCTCGCGCAGTTCCATCCGCTCGAGGCCGCGCTCATCTCGATGGGCGTTGCCACGTGGCCGATGGTGGAGCTCGAGGCCGACGATGCGCTCGCTTCGGCGGCGCATCTCGCGAAGAAGGACGAGCGGGTCGAGAAAGTCAGCATCTGGACACCCGACAAGGATCTCGCGCAGTGCGTCAGGGGAACGCGTGTCGTTCAGGCCGACCGCCGGAGCGGAAAGATCCGCGACGAGGCGGGCGTCCTCGAAAAGTTCGGCGTGCCGCCGAAGTACATCCCCGACTATCTCGCGCTCGTCGGCGACGCCGCGGACGGATATCCGGGCATCCGGGGGTGCGGGCCGAAAACCGCGGCGCGGCTGATCGAGAAGTACGGCCCGATCGAAGAGTTCCCCGAGGGGACCATTCGGGACATCGAGCACGCGCTGCTCTTCAAGGATCTCGCGACGCTGCGGACGGATGCGCCGCTCTTCAAGAAGGCCGACGAGCTCGAATGGAAGGGGCCGGAGAAAACCTTTGCAAAGGTCGCGAAGGAGATGGACGCGGAACCGCTGCTGGAACGGATCGCGAAGCTCCCGGGTTAG
- a CDS encoding TonB-dependent receptor: protein MKRISIRAIVALFIFVVPVLAQQDRGSIRGRLETATGQPITRAEVSIVETSVSTRTDSAGTFALINLAPGTYTLLIESNRFGSHARSVDVVAGEETETVITIDVGVHTEEIVVSASPDARTSSEVYQPIAVLNDQDLLERSEASLGETLNSEPGVSSTYFGPGSSRPVIRGLGGDRIRILEDGIGGGDASNISPDHAVTSDPLSAERIEIVRGPATLLYGSAAVGGIVNVFDGSIPDTLPGEKVTGTVDLIAGTVADETTGSIRLEGGAGAIAWHVDYLNRQTGDYEIPGPAEAEHEEEEHEGEEHEEEEHEGFLENSSLDTETGTVGASWIFNRGFAGVAVSRFETNYGIPGHAHGHEDEEGEDGDHEEEEGVRVDMNQTKIDFRSRIDVGGFIRNVKVRAGTTDYEHDELEGEEIGTHFENDGWEARVEAAHRDIGPFRGAFGAQVSRRDFVAVGEEAFVPPNETDMNALFVFEEMERGDWNFQAGARWEQQDVSTPGAELPDRSFDGVSASVGALWNAADTPWSVALSVARTERLPTAEELYSNGPHVATSSFEIGDPLLNKETALSGDLTFRARADRFEGEITIFRTEFSDFIYLQPTGLEEDELPVFTYLQDDADFHGVELIGHYDFLHWDPHHVELEVGGDWVEGSLEDGRNLPRIAPMRVFTALLYEAERLFGRFEVRHVFDQDDVAELEESTDGYTFLNANLGYRFIVAETSHMIMLRGRNLTDELARSHVSPLKDVAPLPGRDVSLAYRIIF from the coding sequence ATGAAACGTATTTCCATCCGGGCGATCGTCGCCCTCTTCATTTTCGTGGTTCCGGTCCTTGCTCAGCAGGATCGGGGCTCCATTCGCGGCCGCCTCGAGACGGCCACCGGCCAGCCGATCACCCGAGCTGAGGTGAGCATCGTTGAGACGAGTGTCTCCACCCGCACTGATTCTGCCGGCACCTTCGCACTCATCAATCTCGCGCCGGGCACCTACACGCTACTGATCGAATCGAACCGTTTTGGCTCGCACGCGCGTTCGGTGGATGTCGTGGCGGGAGAGGAGACCGAGACCGTCATCACGATCGACGTCGGGGTCCACACCGAGGAGATCGTGGTCTCGGCCAGTCCCGACGCCAGGACGAGCTCCGAGGTGTATCAACCGATTGCGGTACTGAACGATCAGGATCTGCTGGAGAGATCGGAGGCCTCGCTCGGAGAGACGCTGAACAGCGAGCCGGGCGTGAGCTCGACCTATTTCGGCCCCGGTTCGAGCCGGCCGGTCATCCGCGGGCTCGGGGGCGACCGGATCCGGATTCTGGAGGACGGAATCGGAGGAGGAGATGCCTCGAACATCAGCCCCGATCACGCGGTCACCAGCGATCCTCTATCGGCGGAACGGATCGAGATCGTACGAGGTCCGGCGACGCTGCTCTATGGCAGCGCAGCCGTTGGTGGCATCGTGAACGTCTTCGACGGATCGATTCCCGACACCCTGCCGGGCGAGAAAGTCACCGGAACGGTCGATCTGATCGCCGGCACGGTGGCAGACGAGACGACCGGATCGATCCGGCTGGAAGGGGGAGCGGGTGCGATCGCATGGCACGTCGACTACCTGAACCGACAGACCGGTGACTATGAAATCCCCGGACCGGCGGAGGCGGAGCACGAAGAAGAAGAGCACGAAGGAGAGGAGCACGAAGAAGAGGAGCACGAGGGATTTCTCGAGAACAGCTCTCTCGACACCGAGACCGGGACCGTCGGGGCGTCGTGGATATTCAATAGAGGCTTTGCGGGAGTGGCGGTCAGCCGGTTCGAGACCAACTATGGAATCCCCGGCCACGCACACGGGCATGAAGACGAAGAGGGCGAAGATGGCGACCACGAGGAGGAAGAGGGCGTGCGCGTCGACATGAACCAGACGAAGATCGACTTCCGCAGCAGAATCGACGTCGGTGGTTTCATTCGAAACGTGAAGGTCCGCGCCGGGACGACCGATTACGAGCACGACGAGCTCGAAGGGGAAGAGATTGGAACCCATTTCGAGAACGACGGATGGGAAGCTCGTGTCGAGGCCGCGCACCGCGACATCGGCCCGTTCCGCGGAGCCTTCGGCGCCCAGGTGAGCCGCCGCGACTTCGTTGCCGTTGGCGAGGAAGCATTCGTCCCCCCGAACGAGACCGACATGAATGCGCTCTTCGTCTTCGAGGAGATGGAGCGGGGAGACTGGAACTTCCAGGCCGGAGCGAGATGGGAGCAGCAGGACGTCTCGACTCCGGGGGCGGAACTTCCGGACAGGTCATTCGATGGGGTCTCGGCATCGGTCGGTGCTTTGTGGAACGCGGCGGATACACCATGGTCGGTCGCCCTCTCCGTCGCCAGAACCGAGCGTCTCCCTACGGCAGAGGAGCTTTACTCGAACGGTCCCCACGTGGCGACGAGCAGCTTCGAGATCGGAGACCCGCTGCTGAACAAAGAAACAGCCCTCAGCGGTGATCTGACCTTCCGGGCGAGAGCGGACCGCTTCGAGGGGGAGATCACGATTTTCCGAACGGAGTTCAGCGACTTCATCTATCTGCAGCCGACGGGGCTGGAAGAGGACGAGCTCCCGGTGTTCACATACCTTCAGGACGACGCGGACTTCCACGGTGTCGAGCTCATCGGCCACTACGATTTTCTTCACTGGGATCCGCACCACGTCGAGCTCGAGGTGGGAGGAGACTGGGTGGAAGGGTCGCTCGAGGACGGGCGGAACCTTCCGCGCATCGCACCGATGCGAGTCTTCACGGCTCTGCTCTACGAAGCGGAAAGGCTCTTCGGCAGGTTCGAGGTCCGGCACGTGTTCGATCAGGACGATGTGGCCGAGCTCGAGGAGAGCACCGACGGATACACGTTCCTGAACGCGAACCTCGGATACCGGTTCATCGTCGCCGAGACCTCTCACATGATCATGTTGCGAGGACGGAATCTGACCGATGAGCTGGCGAGATCCCACGTCTCGCCACTCAAGGATGTGGCTCCGCTTCCCGGGCGTGATGTGAGTCTGGCATATCGCATCATTTTCTGA
- a CDS encoding type II toxin-antitoxin system MqsA family antitoxin: MSVILEREQTTVIVKGVPADICRNCGEYWLEEEVAGRLLRQAEDAAARRAEVEIVRYAA, from the coding sequence ATATCGGTCATTCTCGAGCGCGAGCAGACTACCGTCATCGTCAAAGGAGTCCCCGCGGATATCTGCCGCAACTGCGGCGAGTATTGGCTCGAGGAAGAAGTAGCCGGCCGACTGCTTCGCCAAGCCGAGGATGCAGCCGCGCGCCGCGCCGAGGTCGAGATCGTACGCTACGCCGCGTGA
- a CDS encoding DUF4258 domain-containing protein: protein MIDQVWNCLDLRFSRHAVERMFEREISPEDVREAIRTGEVIEEYPHDQPFRSRLG from the coding sequence ATGATCGACCAAGTCTGGAACTGCCTCGATCTGCGATTCAGTCGTCACGCCGTCGAAAGGATGTTCGAACGCGAAATCTCCCCGGAAGACGTGCGCGAGGCCATCCGAACAGGAGAAGTCATCGAAGAGTATCCTCACGACCAGCCTTTCAGAAGCAGGCTCGGGTGA
- a CDS encoding tetratricopeptide repeat protein, producing the protein MKTILTTIAFLLLTTPLFAQVRLTGQVTDPDGKPVTGAEVKLTSERVPEMQPMRTDKRGRWAALLPVGGPWNIDISKEGFLTFRGSVNVSEAGRMPPLNSTMEPRPQAAPAPAEEPPTPEPSVSPEAVAAVQAGERLLRRAAGTATPEDLEALGLTPDAGPPTPEELAELHRAAVVEFRKAHELIPDHVEIMKALARSHYAVGELDAAVALLEDVLEVEPSNVGIAMLMVNLLAEQGNLERAREVVDALPAGALHEPTAFLNVAILFLNQGNANEAHRYADRAVSIDPTKGEPYYYRGIASLQMEKMNEARADFEKVVQLAPESPEASDAKALLDQMN; encoded by the coding sequence TTGAAAACGATCCTGACGACTATTGCCTTTCTGCTTCTGACGACCCCCCTTTTCGCTCAGGTCCGCCTGACGGGACAGGTCACCGATCCCGATGGGAAGCCGGTGACGGGCGCCGAGGTGAAGCTGACCTCCGAACGCGTCCCGGAGATGCAGCCGATGCGGACTGACAAACGTGGCCGGTGGGCGGCGCTCCTCCCGGTGGGCGGCCCGTGGAACATCGACATTTCGAAGGAGGGCTTCCTCACTTTCCGCGGAAGCGTCAACGTCAGTGAAGCCGGCCGGATGCCTCCGCTGAACAGCACGATGGAGCCGCGTCCCCAGGCTGCACCCGCACCCGCGGAAGAGCCGCCTACTCCCGAGCCTTCGGTTTCACCAGAGGCAGTCGCAGCGGTTCAGGCCGGAGAGAGGCTGCTTCGACGCGCCGCCGGAACCGCGACTCCGGAAGACCTCGAAGCGCTCGGTCTCACCCCGGATGCCGGTCCGCCGACTCCCGAAGAGCTGGCCGAGCTTCACCGGGCAGCAGTCGTCGAGTTCCGGAAAGCCCACGAGCTGATCCCCGACCATGTCGAGATCATGAAGGCGCTCGCGCGCTCTCACTATGCGGTGGGTGAGCTCGACGCGGCCGTCGCTCTTCTGGAAGATGTCCTCGAGGTCGAGCCCTCGAACGTCGGGATCGCCATGCTCATGGTGAATCTTCTCGCCGAGCAGGGCAATCTGGAGCGGGCGCGGGAAGTGGTCGATGCCCTCCCCGCCGGCGCGCTGCACGAGCCGACCGCTTTTCTCAACGTCGCGATTCTGTTCCTGAACCAGGGGAATGCGAACGAGGCACACCGCTACGCCGATCGTGCCGTGTCGATCGATCCCACCAAGGGCGAGCCCTATTACTACAGAGGGATCGCGTCACTCCAGATGGAGAAAATGAACGAAGCGCGCGCCGATTTCGAAAAGGTGGTCCAGCTCGCGCCGGAGAGCCCGGAGGCAAGCGACGCGAAAGCACTGCTGGACCAGATGAACTGA
- a CDS encoding FAD-dependent oxidoreductase, translating into MNRVTVVGGGVSGLVTSFYLAKLGLPVRLIEKDNRLGGLIGTLATPHGPVELAANSIRSSAKLETLCAELDLPLIGPKKESRARYIYRDGPRRWPLGPIESLGLAGKLTKNLLARRFPPRERETVHEWSGRVLGESATRYLVGAALQGIYAGDPRELSASLIFGKKEKTERGTKRELVAPPVGMSQLIDALEQKLLSLGVEIETGVESASIDREGPVVVATSASDAVPLLRQRSSESAAQLERIEMLPLVRVTAFYPASEHTIGGFGILFPREQGVRALGVLFNTNIFPGRGDGHGESWIYGGAIDRDVMALDDDALIDLVARDRRTVYGRAVEPTAVYLQRWPHALPHYDLRLERMLRKGIEMPPGTFLAGNYLRGIGLPALIERAWDVARRVKSEE; encoded by the coding sequence ATGAACCGGGTCACGGTGGTCGGTGGTGGGGTCTCCGGACTCGTCACCTCCTTCTACCTCGCGAAGCTCGGTCTGCCGGTCAGGCTCATCGAGAAGGACAACCGCCTCGGAGGTCTGATCGGAACCCTCGCAACGCCGCATGGCCCGGTGGAGCTCGCGGCGAACAGCATCCGAAGCTCGGCTAAGCTCGAAACCCTCTGCGCCGAGCTCGATCTCCCGCTGATCGGGCCGAAGAAGGAAAGCCGCGCCCGCTATATCTACCGCGACGGCCCGCGGCGCTGGCCTCTCGGACCGATCGAGAGTCTCGGGCTCGCTGGAAAGCTGACCAAAAACCTCCTCGCACGACGGTTCCCCCCCCGGGAGCGGGAGACCGTTCACGAATGGTCGGGCCGCGTTCTCGGGGAGAGCGCGACGCGATACCTCGTCGGAGCAGCGTTGCAGGGGATCTACGCCGGCGATCCGCGCGAGCTCAGCGCGAGTCTGATCTTCGGAAAGAAGGAGAAGACTGAAAGAGGGACGAAGAGAGAGCTCGTCGCGCCACCAGTCGGGATGAGCCAGCTCATCGATGCGCTCGAGCAGAAGCTGCTCTCGCTCGGAGTCGAGATCGAGACTGGAGTCGAATCGGCCTCCATCGATCGCGAGGGTCCTGTCGTCGTCGCCACGTCGGCCAGTGACGCCGTCCCGCTTCTTCGACAGCGATCATCAGAGTCCGCTGCACAGCTCGAGCGGATCGAGATGCTGCCACTGGTTCGCGTCACCGCGTTTTATCCAGCGAGCGAGCATACGATCGGAGGATTCGGCATCCTCTTTCCGCGCGAGCAGGGTGTCAGGGCACTCGGCGTTCTCTTCAACACCAACATTTTCCCAGGTCGCGGCGATGGCCATGGGGAAAGCTGGATTTATGGCGGCGCGATCGACCGCGACGTGATGGCGCTCGATGACGATGCGCTCATCGATCTCGTCGCACGCGATCGGCGGACGGTGTACGGGCGCGCGGTCGAACCTACGGCGGTCTATCTGCAGCGCTGGCCACACGCCCTTCCGCATTACGACCTCCGCCTCGAGCGGATGCTGCGCAAGGGGATCGAAATGCCGCCCGGGACGTTCCTCGCCGGGAATTACCTTCGCGGAATCGGACTCCCGGCGCTGATCGAACGAGCCTGGGACGTCGCGAGAAGAGTGAAGAGTGAAGAGTGA
- the hemN gene encoding oxygen-independent coproporphyrinogen III oxidase, which yields MTRKSTTRPSSRILDKYDVAVPRYTSYPTVPYWTDSPTTEQWLDELRKAAAKPDATWAVYLHIPFCETLCTFCGCNTVITRNHQREEPYVRLIHDEWSRYLDSVPDLGKRPLRQLHLGGGTPTFLSPASLELLLAPLLERVSYRADAFDASVEVNPRVTNAEHLNTLYDAGFTRVSMGVQDFDPVVQHLVNRIQPYDVTQKLTEDARAMGYTSVNYDLIYGLPKQSPQSMRKTAELTAGLRPDRIALYSFAKVPWIKPAQRLFRDEDLPEGQDKRQLYEIAHDIFIDAGYIEIGMDHFALPEDSLNTARENGELHRNFMGYTEFRTDILLGLGVSAISETPTCFHQNEKVMPVYERRVQAGEIPTLRGHLLTKEDQKLRQQILEFMTKLRVTLEPAQIDDARTYLSPLFDDGIVHFDGNELVLTESGKPFLRNATVFFDQRLRAAAPDQPIFSSSI from the coding sequence ATGACTCGTAAGAGCACGACCAGACCATCCTCACGGATCCTCGACAAGTACGACGTGGCGGTGCCGCGGTACACGAGCTATCCGACGGTTCCCTACTGGACCGACAGTCCGACGACCGAACAGTGGCTCGACGAGCTCCGGAAAGCAGCGGCGAAACCGGACGCCACCTGGGCGGTCTACCTCCACATCCCATTCTGCGAGACCCTCTGTACGTTCTGCGGCTGCAACACCGTGATCACGCGCAATCATCAACGCGAAGAGCCGTACGTCCGGCTGATTCACGACGAATGGTCGCGCTATCTCGACTCGGTTCCCGATCTCGGGAAGCGACCGCTGCGGCAGCTCCATCTCGGCGGAGGAACCCCGACGTTTCTCTCACCGGCGAGCCTCGAGCTGCTCCTCGCCCCTCTGCTCGAACGGGTGAGCTACAGAGCGGATGCCTTCGACGCTTCCGTCGAGGTCAATCCGCGCGTGACCAACGCCGAACATCTGAACACGCTCTACGACGCCGGCTTCACGCGCGTCTCGATGGGCGTCCAGGACTTCGATCCGGTGGTCCAGCACCTCGTCAACCGCATCCAGCCGTACGACGTCACGCAGAAACTGACCGAAGACGCACGGGCGATGGGCTACACCTCGGTGAACTACGACCTGATTTACGGGCTGCCGAAACAGAGCCCGCAATCGATGCGGAAAACGGCAGAGCTGACCGCAGGTCTGAGACCCGACCGCATCGCGCTCTACAGCTTCGCCAAAGTCCCCTGGATCAAGCCGGCTCAGCGACTCTTCCGGGACGAAGATCTGCCGGAAGGTCAGGACAAGCGCCAGCTCTACGAGATCGCGCACGACATCTTCATCGATGCCGGCTACATCGAGATCGGAATGGACCACTTCGCACTCCCGGAGGATTCGCTCAACACCGCGCGCGAGAACGGCGAGCTCCACCGGAACTTCATGGGATACACCGAGTTCAGAACCGACATCCTGCTCGGACTCGGCGTCAGCGCCATCTCGGAAACGCCCACCTGCTTCCACCAGAACGAAAAGGTGATGCCCGTTTACGAGCGGCGCGTACAGGCGGGAGAGATTCCGACGCTTCGCGGCCACCTTCTGACCAAAGAGGACCAGAAGCTTCGCCAGCAGATCCTCGAGTTCATGACGAAGCTTCGCGTGACGCTCGAGCCCGCCCAGATCGACGACGCCCGCACGTACCTGTCGCCTCTGTTCGACGATGGGATCGTTCACTTTGACGGCAACGAGCTCGTCCTCACGGAATCAGGGAAACCGTTCCTCCGCAACGCGACGGTCTTCTTCGACCAGCGACTGAGAGCCGCCGCTCCCGATCAGCCGATCTTCTCGAGCTCGATATGA